From the Huiozyma naganishii CBS 8797 chromosome 13, complete genome genome, the window GCCCCGTCTTGCATCAGAGAGACACGAGGAATGCCAATCAAAACAGCTTCCAAACGGGTTTACTGGTGTATCTGGACGCTTACAGGGACCGACATCTGACGAGCAACGTCAAAATGCCGTTAGAGATGGTTGATTTTGCACCGCTCGCTGGACTGGAGTTCATCTCATCTGTTCCCTCGTATAAAGACAAGAGACCCACGGGGCTTCGCTCGCTGGTTGAGAAACTGGCGTCCCATAATGCGCTTACGAGTGAGAGCCTCCTAGAAGAGGAACACATACTCTGCCAAACGTCCTCAATGATGAACTCTACGTCAAAGGCAAACCCAGGTAATATCCTTACGCATACAATGATCCCGCTCTTCACTGGGATAACCCCCTATCCGGCGGACACGAAGGGTACTGTCCCGCGTCACTCGACGGAAGAGTTACTGCAGATATACAAAAGACGGCATATCACCCCGTACCTCATCTTCCCCACGGTGGATGAGATCAGGTCAGCACCCACTGGGGAAATGTGTGCCGGATGGTTCAATTTCAACTGGGCGAGAGACTTGGCGCACTACGCAGCGCTGAGGGACACCTTCCGCGTGTTCTACAAGCAGGACCCGAACAAGGTCCGTGGCACTCCGCGGGCCACGACGCCCGCACACTCCAAGTTCTACATGAGCTCGCCCACGAATgatttctccaatttgaaCTGGTGCTGCTACACATCCAGTAACCTGGGTGTCAACGCTTGGGGGACCCTAACGAGGCAACCCAGAAACTACGAGGTCGGAATCTTGATCCCGGGACCTGTCAAATGTCGTAGTTTCATCGATACAGTGTATGGTAACACCGTGAGAAACTGCGACACGACGAACGAGGTTACTGTGCCCTTCACGCTACCGCCTGTGCCCTACACGCCTGGCGACGACTGCTACAACAGGGCTTGAGAGAGCTTGCCAGTTGGGATCTTTGTACCTGAGTGGGTGTGACACCCAAACACCGGACGCCGTTGACGAAACGTTACGAGAAAAGGGTTTGACTCGAGGAACTTTGTAGTCGACGGGACACTACAGTTGGTGAGTGTCCAGTTAGCCCTAGTGCTGTCTCCAGTTTTCTATAACACAGTGTGCGTGTGATATGTCTGTTACAGCAACCAACACAGCTTCATTCAATGACACTTTCCGGGTTTCGGACAACATTGCAGTTGTGATCCCGGAGGGGAACGTGCAGGTCACGTACAGAGACCTGTCCCATATGGTTGGGCAGTTCCAGACGCTGTTCAACCACCCGGAATCGCCCCTGCACGATGTGGTGCTGAGGCAATGTGCAGTGGCTATTTCGATGCCCAACTGCCTGGAGTTTGTGACCGCCTTTCTCGGGACCACGATGGATGCGAAGATCGCGGCGCCGTTGAACCCAAACTACAAGGAGAAAGAGTTTGATTTCTACttgaacgatttgaagTCTAGAGTTATCTGTGTGCCCCGCGGGACCGTTGACCAGTCGCCTCAGGCTGAGATTCTGAAGTCCGCGAAGAAGTTCAAGTGTTTCGTCGCGGAGTTGTACTTTAACCCAAAGAGGTTCACCGTGGAGTACGACCTGTACACGTACAAGGACGAGTGGAAGATCTGcatcttttcttcaacgcgCCGCCCGAGGTTTGTGAACGATAATGTCACGAGGTTCCCTGGGTTTGCCCGTTCCAACGATGTCGCGATGGTTCTGCACACGAGCGGCACGACTTCGCTACCGAAGACGGTCCCATTGCTACACTTGAATATCGTCCGCAGTACATTGAACATCTCGAACACTTACAAACTGTCGTCTGCGGACAGGTCTTACATCGTGATGCCCTTGTTCCACGTCCATGGCCTGATCGGCGTTCTACTGTCGACGTTCAGGACACAGGGGTCAGTGGTGATCCCACCCAAATTCCACCCAAAGAAGTTCTGGCAGGAGTTTGTTGACTTCAAGTGTAACTGGTTCAGCTGCGTCCCCACAATCAGCATGATCATGCTGAACGTACCCAAACCGGACCCAATGCCGCATATCCGGTTCATCCGGTCCTGTTCCTCCGCGCTGGCACCATCAACTTTCCACAAACTGGAGAGTGAGTTCCAAGCGCCTGTGCTAGAGGCGTACGCGATGACGGAAGCGGCGCATCAGATGACCTCGAACAACCTCCCACCGGGGAAGCGTAAGGCGAGCACGGTGGGGCAACCACAGGGCGTCGAGGTGTTCATCCTCGACGACAAGGACAACGTGCTCCCACAAGGTGCCACTGGCGAAGTGTCGATCCGTGGCGAGAACGTGACCCCCGGgtacaagaacaacgagaAGGC encodes:
- the TDP1 gene encoding tyrosyl-DNA phosphodiesterase 1 (similar to Saccharomyces cerevisiae TDP1 (YBR223C); ancestral locus Anc_6.121), producing the protein MQASPKHKCSAREAVARRWRDRDYSKPGREVIVIDSESESDNESAAETDVEQPVVDGWCFKLLRSSIYDARDSAHLIGTGDILGDPNLESTVLFSFQFELDSLFASIHGGVRSVTLVAQVGTIQPITERRLVPLMNKTRVVEIKMPPYSCHHSKLIINRYKNGTWQLFMPSNNFTTAEENLPQQVCWISPVLHQRDTRNANQNSFQTGLLVYLDAYRDRHLTSNVKMPLEMVDFAPLAGLEFISSVPSYKDKRPTGLRSLVEKLASHNALTSESLLEEEHILCQTSSMMNSTSKANPGNILTHTMIPLFTGITPYPADTKGTVPRHSTEELLQIYKRRHITPYLIFPTVDEIRSAPTGEMCAGWFNFNWARDLAHYAALRDTFRVFYKQDPNKVRGTPRATTPAHSKFYMSSPTNDFSNLNWCCYTSSNLGVNAWGTLTRQPRNYEVGILIPGPVKCRSFIDTVYGNTVRNCDTTNEVTVPFTLPPVPYTPGDDCYNRA
- the PCS60 gene encoding Pcs60p (similar to Saccharomyces cerevisiae PCS60 (YBR222C); ancestral locus Anc_6.120) translates to MSVTATNTASFNDTFRVSDNIAVVIPEGNVQVTYRDLSHMVGQFQTLFNHPESPLHDVVLRQCAVAISMPNCLEFVTAFLGTTMDAKIAAPLNPNYKEKEFDFYLNDLKSRVICVPRGTVDQSPQAEILKSAKKFKCFVAELYFNPKRFTVEYDLYTYKDEWKICIFSSTRRPRFVNDNVTRFPGFARSNDVAMVLHTSGTTSLPKTVPLLHLNIVRSTLNISNTYKLSSADRSYIVMPLFHVHGLIGVLLSTFRTQGSVVIPPKFHPKKFWQEFVDFKCNWFSCVPTISMIMLNVPKPDPMPHIRFIRSCSSALAPSTFHKLESEFQAPVLEAYAMTEAAHQMTSNNLPPGKRKASTVGQPQGVEVFILDDKDNVLPQGATGEVSIRGENVTPGYKNNEKANRENFTRRENYFRTGDQGYFDSEGFLVLTGRIKELINRGGEKISPIELDSVMLSHPQVEEAVSFGVADDMYGQVVQAAVVLKPGAQLNYQQLCQYMEDKLASFKIPTKVYFVDKLPKTATGKIQRRIIAETFAGRKNSKL